The Novibacillus thermophilus genome segment ACCGCCAACAACACATTTACCGCTGGTACACTCGATTTGGCATTAGACCCGGAAGTCATCATCGATGTCGAAAATTTGGTGCCTGGCGATTCTGAGTTCCGCACGTTCTACTTGGAAAATAACGGAACGCTCGATATCAAAGAAGTGCTTCTTCGTACCAGCTATACGGTAGAAGATGCTAAGAACGACAATACCGATGACTTTGGAAAACACATCCGTGTCAACTTCCTGGAAAATGCAGATAAGTCTGAGGACTATGGGTACAATGACATTATTTACTCTACCACGCTATACGATCTGCAATATATGGTTCCAGATGCGGTAGAAAAAAACATCATTGGTTTTGAAAATGAGCAAAGCGGATTGCCGGCTGGTACGAATGACACGATGTATGTCGAATTTGAATTTGTGGACAATGGAGAAGATCAAAATCAATTCCAGGGAGATACTCTAAACCTTCAGTGGTCATTTGAAGGCAGATAATAGAATAAAAAAATCATAAATAATCCCCGGTTTGCTCATGTGAGTAAACCGGGGATTACGTATTTATGTAAGATTCC includes the following:
- a CDS encoding TasA family protein, with product MSVKRKLGYGFALVVLGLSLVVGGTFAYFSDTATANNTFTAGTLDLALDPEVIIDVENLVPGDSEFRTFYLENNGTLDIKEVLLRTSYTVEDAKNDNTDDFGKHIRVNFLENADKSEDYGYNDIIYSTTLYDLQYMVPDAVEKNIIGFENEQSGLPAGTNDTMYVEFEFVDNGEDQNQFQGDTLNLQWSFEGR